One window of the Triticum dicoccoides isolate Atlit2015 ecotype Zavitan chromosome 3B, WEW_v2.0, whole genome shotgun sequence genome contains the following:
- the LOC119279385 gene encoding uncharacterized protein LOC119279385: MEDTVLVQEGSDEPTGPGVILSKEDQARYAKVLRPNIPPPIDPNSYMAFKDYDEIEERLARLRIVYYKIVKPVAAHELKEPEEYTEDELIKESYFRHLEDDDSFEWFFHHDDSQNPGLNDYQRIVLSNFLPDSCERQYRYHDDYRSRYHTYEIDSVYVKYYGEISKKLKWVADYVHLDRSTEKWRNMDTIAWRQALRIATHFPHMTVRLAAFAYNEYIIELTEDASLKDIDLLYFEIWRLVAKEDRKYLDAVKEVYAMDKFAIHKRVLHAELNAGTVFVTIKQMIYSIVKEGGIDLKAKEDEARAVFSKLAFGKHKTKNMAQYAEKKMEIADRLGLDKKGYDYGNIRFVAFDLKSISVPFGSEIKCVYMVLYLT, from the exons ATGGAGGACACCGTCTTGGTCCAAGAAGGAAGCGATGAGCCTACCGGTCCGGGCGTCATTCTCAGCAAGGAAGACCAGGCCAGATATGCTAAAGTTTTGCGTCCCAATATTCCTCCGCCTATTGACCCGAACTCTTATATGGCATTTAAGGACTACGACGAGATAGAAGAGCGCCTTGCACGCCTTCGCATCGTTTATTACAAG ATTGTGAAGCCAGTGGCTGCACATGAACTAAAGGAACCAGAAGAGTACACTGAGGATGAACTTATTAAGGAGTCCTACTTTCGGCATTTGGAGGATGATGATAGTTTTGAGTGGTTCTTCCATCACGACGATAGCCAGAATCCTGGATTGAATGACTACCAACGCATTGTCCTTAGTAATTTC CTGCCCGATAGTTGTGAACGCCAGTATCGCTATCACGATGATTACCGCTCACGTTATCATACATATGAAATTGATTCCGTTTACGTCAAGTACTATGGAGAAATATCAAAGAAATTGAAG TGGGTTGCAGATTATGTACATCTGGATCGCAGTACCGAGAAG TGGAGAAACATGGATACTATAGCATGGAGGCAAGCATTGAGGATTGCAACCCACTTCCCCCATATGACTGTTCGTTTAGCTGCTTTTGCTTATAAT GAGTACATTATAGAGCTGACAGAAGATGCGTCCCTGAAGGACATAGATCTTctctattttgagatatggaggcttGTCGCCAAGGAAGAT AGAAAATACTTAGATGCTGTGAAGGAAGTATATGCAATGGACAAATTTGCTATACACAAAAGGGTACTACATGCTGAACTGAATGCGGGTACTGTCTTTGTAACAATAAAGCAAATG ATTTATTCCATTGTCAAGGAGGGTGGCATTGATCTGAAG GCTAAAGAGGATGAAGCTCGGGCTGTGTTTAGCAAGTTAGCTTTCGGGAAG CATAAAACAAAGAACATGGCGCAGTACGCTGAGAAGAAGATGGAGATCGCAGATCGGTTGGGTTTGGACAAAAAG GGATATGATTATGGGAACATTAGATTCGTCGCCTTTGATCTGAAATCTATCTCTGTCCCTTTTGGTTCTGAGATCAAGTGTGTATATATGGTCCTTTATCTCACCTAA
- the LOC119275095 gene encoding pentatricopeptide repeat-containing protein At4g14820-like, which yields MFGVMPDRDLVAWGVMLDSYCQTQDYREALLLLNKLKRSRIVPDQVILATVLSACGHTRHLRSGKVIHSYILVSDIFIDARLSSALLNMYATCADMEMAKKLYSGMQRKDLISSTVMVCGYAKNGKIDIARSIFNCMVEKDVVSWSAMISGYAENNQPSEALILFKDMQECGVCPDEITLLSVISACANICSLDKARWIHSFVVNNGFCKVLSICNALINMFSKCGSLTLALNVFNAMPRKNVITWTSMISAFAMHGDGKSALALFDKMKSEGVEPNGVTFLGLLFACCHAGLVDEGRSLFECMVQEYRIEPKHEHYGCMVDLMGKAKLLQEAVDLIKSMHVRPNVAVWGSLLAACSMHGDLELGAFSARKILELDPNHNGAYVFLSNMHAKSGNWNNAREVRGVIEGHRVSKETSSSRVELNGIVHDFGAGGEKHQENHKTLLKLSGIISN from the exons ATGTTCGGAGTAATGCCGGATCGGGATCTCGTCGCCTGGGGCGTCATGCTTGACAG TTATTGTCAGACTCAAGACTACAGAGAAGCATTGCTTCTACTCAATAAGCTGAAGAGATCAAGAATTGTGCCTGACCAAGTCATCCTTGCTACCGTTCTATCAGCTTGTGGTCATACACGACATTTAAGATCCGGAAAAGTCATCCACTCATACATACTGGTCTCAGACATTTTTATCGACGCCCGCCTCAGTAGTGCCCTCTTAAACATGTATGCTACTTGTGCGGATATGGAGATGGCCAAGAAGCTATACAGCGGGATGCAAAGGAAGGACTTGATATCATCAACTGTCATGGTCTGTGGATATGCTAAGAATGGAAAAATCGACATTGCTCGCTCCATATTCAACTGTATGGTGGAGAAGGATGTGGTATCTTGGAGTGCTATGATATCAGGATATGCTGAAAATAACCAACCAAGTgaagcgttgattttgttcaaagaTATGCAAGAGTGTGGTGTATGTCCTGATGAAATTACCCTATTGAGCGTCATATCTGCATGTGCTAATATCTGTTCCCTTGACAAAGCCAGATGGATCCATTCGTTTGTTGTGAATAATGGGTTTTGTAAGGTATTGTCCATTTGCAATGCTCTTATTAATATGTTCTCAAAGTGTGGAAGTTTGACTCTTGCCTTGAACGTGTTCAATGCAATGCCTCGAAAGAATGTTATCACCTGGACAAGTATGATTTCTGCCTTTGCTATGCATGGTGATGGCAAATCTGCCTTAGCCCTTTTTGACAAGATGAAAAGTGAAGGGGTTGAACCCAATGGCGTGACATTTCTTGGTTTGTTGTTTGCCTGTTGTCATGCTGGCTTAGTtgatgaaggccgttccttgtttgaATGCATGGTCCAGGAATACAGGATTGAACCCAAGCATGAGCATTATGGTTGTATGGTGGATCTTATGGGAAAGGCTAAACTTCTGCAGGAAGCAGTTGATCTCATAAAGTCAATGCATGTAAGACCTAATGTGGCTGTTTGGGGATCTCTGTTAGCAGCCTGCTCGATGCATGGTGATCTTGAGCTCGGTGCATTTTCTGCGAGGAAAATTTTGGAGTTGGATCCCAATCACAATGGAGCATACGTGTTTTTATCGAACATGCACGCAAAATCTGGTAACTGGAATAATGCTCGAGAGGTGAGGGGAGTAATCGAAGGTCATAGGGTTTCGAAAGAAACAAGCTCCAGTCGGGTAGAGCTGAATGGGATTGTCCACGATTTTGGAGCTGGAGGTGAGAAACATCAGGAAAATCATAAGACCCTTCTAAAGCTTAGTGGGATAATTTCTAATTGA